Within Sphingomonas piscis, the genomic segment TCTTGCCGATGATCGGCAATTCGCGGTCGGGCGTGAAGCCGGTCACGTAGTTCGGCGTGACCGCCGTATCGTCGATCACGACGCCAGCGGCCTTGGTTCCGGCTTTGCCGACCGCGAGGCCGATATCGTCGACGGACGAGGCGGCGATCTTGGCGATGGTGGCGACGTCGTCGAGAAGGGCGATGAGTCCGGATGGCATGACGGTTCGATAGGCGAACTTGCCCTCCACGCGCAATTCGCGCATCCGCCCATCCATGCTGGGACTGGATTTCATCAAGGCCAACCGCGAGGCCGTCGAGCGCGCGATTGCGCAGAAGAATGTTGGACTCGATCTCGATGCTCTGCTCACCCTCGAGGGTGAGGTCCGCGGACTCAAGACTGAGATCGACCAGCTCCGCGCCGAGCGCAACGCGATCAGCGCAGGCTTCAAAAGCGCGGCGCCGGAAGAAAAAGCGGAGCTAGGCCGCCGGGCCAAGGAAGCAGGTGCCCGCGCCGGGGAACTCGAAGGCCATCTCGCCGAGAAGCAGCGCTTGCTGACGGCACTCCAGATGCGGGTGCCCAACATCCCGTACGAAGGCGCGCCGATCGGGCCCGACGAGAATAGCAATATCGTCATCCGCACCGAGGGCAGCCCACCTGAGTTCGGCTTCGAACCCCTCGACCACGTGGCACTTATCGAGAAGAATGGCTGGGCCGACCTGTCGCGGATCACCCAGGTGTCGGGGTCGCGCACCTATTGCCTGAAGGGGCGGTTGGCGCTGCTCGAAACCAAGCTGATGGCTTGGGCGCTCGAGAAGATCGCAGCCGCCGAATTCACGCCGATCACCGTTCCCGCGATCGCCCGAGACCAGGCATTCCTCAACCAGGGTCAGTTCCCCGGCCATGAGGAAGAGACCTACCAGCTCCCCAACGACGACTTGTGGCTGGCCGGCACCGCGGAGGTGGCGCTGACCTCGCTCCACTCGGGCGAAATTCTCGAATCGGGCAGCCTTCCGGTGCTTTACGCCGGCTACTCGCCCTGCTTCCGCCGCGAGGCGGGAAGCGCGGGCCGCGACGTGCGCGGGTTGCTTCGCGTCCACCAGTTCGTGAAGGTCGAGCAATATGTCATCTGCGAGGCGGACCAAGCGCAGTCGGCCGAATGGCACGCGCGCCTGCTCGAGCTGGCGGAAAGCCTGCTGACAGCGCTGGAAATCCCCTACCAGGTGATCGAAACCTCGACCGGCGACATGGGCCTCGGCAAATATCGAATGAACGATATCGAAAGCTGGGTGCCGAGCCTGGGCAAATATCGCGAAACGCATAGCTGCTCGACGCTTCACGACTGGCAGGCGCGCCGGGCGAACATCCGTTACCGCGACAGGGACGGCAAGGTTCGGTTCGCCCACACGTTGAACAACACGGCGCTCGCCTCGCCGCGCATTCTTGTCCCATTGCTGGAGAACCACCAGACGGAAAACGGCCGGGTACGCCTGCCTAGGGTGCTTCAGGAGCTGATGGGCGGAGAGTTTCTCTGACTTTCACCGGCGACGATCGTCCCCCGCCCGGCATCCGCCGGGTCGGCGAGGCGACGTGGCTGGCAGCTCGGTTTTGGCGTGGGTTCGGCAACGTCGGGCCGCATGGCCCGGCAGACGGACCCCCGGCGCTGGTTATTCCGGGCTGGATGGCGGGAGACCGCACATGCATCGAACTTCATCGGGCGCTCGGGGAAGCGGGTTGGCGTGTACATCCGTGGCGGCTCGGACTGAACAAGCGCGTCGAGCCGGATACGCTGGAGCGCCTGGAGCGCTGCATCGACCGGATCGGCGGGAAGGAACCGGTGCTGATCGTGGGCTGGAGCCTCGGCGGCTTGTATGCCCGCGAACTTGCCCGGCACTGCCCTGCCAAGGTGAAGGCGGTCGTCACTCTCGGCTCGCCATTTTCCGGCAGCCT encodes:
- the serS gene encoding serine--tRNA ligase; this encodes MLGLDFIKANREAVERAIAQKNVGLDLDALLTLEGEVRGLKTEIDQLRAERNAISAGFKSAAPEEKAELGRRAKEAGARAGELEGHLAEKQRLLTALQMRVPNIPYEGAPIGPDENSNIVIRTEGSPPEFGFEPLDHVALIEKNGWADLSRITQVSGSRTYCLKGRLALLETKLMAWALEKIAAAEFTPITVPAIARDQAFLNQGQFPGHEEETYQLPNDDLWLAGTAEVALTSLHSGEILESGSLPVLYAGYSPCFRREAGSAGRDVRGLLRVHQFVKVEQYVICEADQAQSAEWHARLLELAESLLTALEIPYQVIETSTGDMGLGKYRMNDIESWVPSLGKYRETHSCSTLHDWQARRANIRYRDRDGKVRFAHTLNNTALASPRILVPLLENHQTENGRVRLPRVLQELMGGEFL